The proteins below are encoded in one region of Limnochorda pilosa:
- the whiG gene encoding RNA polymerase sigma factor WhiG, whose product MARQVEARAFGESELWQAFKQTRDPEVRERLILRYASLVKYVAGRIAIGLPRSVDFDDLLSYGIFGLIDAVEKFDPQREVKFETYAIARIRGAILDGLRSTDWIPRSVRQKARELEETVAALESRLGRAAGDAEIAAALHLSMDEYHQLLSDIQATTVLSLEEAWSQQGEEEGLRVRETVADPTSEDPEERIANREMKAELVEALDRLPERERLVITLYYYEGLTLKEIGRVLGVSESRISQIHTKAVVRLRAHLS is encoded by the coding sequence ATGGCGAGGCAGGTGGAGGCCAGGGCCTTCGGCGAATCCGAGCTTTGGCAGGCGTTCAAGCAGACCCGGGACCCTGAGGTGCGCGAGCGGCTCATCCTGCGCTACGCCTCGCTGGTGAAGTACGTCGCGGGTCGCATCGCCATCGGACTGCCCCGCTCCGTGGACTTCGACGATCTGTTGAGCTACGGCATATTCGGGCTCATCGACGCGGTGGAGAAGTTCGACCCGCAGCGGGAGGTCAAGTTCGAGACGTACGCCATCGCCCGGATCCGGGGGGCGATCCTGGACGGGCTCCGCTCCACCGACTGGATCCCGCGCTCGGTCCGCCAGAAGGCCCGGGAGCTGGAGGAGACGGTGGCGGCCCTGGAAAGCCGCCTGGGCCGGGCGGCGGGCGATGCGGAGATCGCCGCGGCCCTCCACCTCTCCATGGACGAGTACCACCAGCTTCTGTCGGACATCCAGGCCACCACCGTGCTCTCCCTGGAGGAAGCGTGGAGCCAGCAAGGGGAAGAGGAAGGCCTCCGGGTTCGGGAGACCGTGGCCGATCCCACCAGCGAGGACCCCGAGGAACGGATCGCCAACCGCGAGATGAAAGCCGAGCTGGTGGAGGCGCTGGACCGCCTTCCCGAGAGGGAGCGCCTGGTCATCACCCTCTACTACTACGAAGGCCTCACCCTCAAGGAGATCGGCCGCGTCCTGGGCGTCTCCGAATCCCGCATCTCCCAGATCCACACCAAAGCCGTCGTCCGCCTCCGCGCCCACCTGTCCTAG
- the rpsB gene encoding 30S ribosomal protein S2: MAVVSMKQLLESGVHFGHQTRRWNPKMKPFIFTERNGIYIIDLQKTVRMVEQAYAFVRDTVAQGGTVLFVGTKKQAAQTIKEEAERCGMFYVNQRWLGGTLTNYQTIRTRIERLHRLEEMEKDGTFSRLPKKEVLQLRKEKERLDRYLGGISQMWRVPEALFVVDPRKERIAVAEARKMHIPIVAIVDTNCDPDEIDYIIPGNDDAIRAVRLLTSRMADAVLEGSEGRQEVEAAPTPARTAAEVAAPDGEAGEDFVESEADTEEQVVEV; this comes from the coding sequence CTGGCTGTCGTCAGCATGAAGCAGCTCCTGGAGTCAGGAGTGCACTTCGGCCATCAGACCCGCCGTTGGAACCCCAAGATGAAGCCGTTCATCTTCACGGAGAGGAACGGCATCTACATCATCGACCTTCAGAAGACCGTCCGGATGGTAGAGCAAGCCTACGCGTTCGTGCGCGACACGGTGGCCCAGGGCGGCACCGTGCTCTTCGTGGGCACCAAGAAGCAGGCGGCTCAGACCATCAAGGAAGAAGCCGAGCGGTGCGGCATGTTCTACGTCAACCAGCGCTGGCTGGGAGGCACCCTCACCAACTATCAGACGATCCGCACCCGCATCGAGCGGCTCCACCGTCTGGAAGAGATGGAGAAGGACGGCACGTTCAGCCGCCTGCCCAAGAAGGAAGTCCTGCAGCTGCGCAAGGAGAAGGAGCGCCTGGACCGGTACCTGGGCGGCATCAGCCAGATGTGGCGCGTGCCCGAGGCCCTTTTCGTGGTCGACCCCCGCAAGGAGCGGATCGCGGTGGCCGAGGCGCGAAAGATGCACATCCCCATCGTGGCCATCGTCGACACCAACTGCGATCCCGACGAGATCGACTACATCATCCCCGGCAACGACGACGCCATCCGGGCGGTGCGGCTCTTGACCAGCCGCATGGCGGACGCGGTGCTCGAGGGGTCGGAGGGCCGCCAGGAGGTCGAAGCGGCCCCGACCCCCGCAAGGACCGCGGCGGAGGTGGCCGCGCCCGACGGTGAGGCCGGCGAGGACTTCGTCGAATCCGAGGCAGACACCGAGGAGCAGGTCGTAGAGGTCTAG
- the tsf gene encoding translation elongation factor Ts, with protein sequence MPEVTATLVKELRERTGAGMMDCKQALTQAGGNMEEATRILREKGLAQAAKRAGRVASEGLVDAYIHGDGRIGVLIEVNCETDFVAKTEAFRTLARDLAMQVAAARPDYVRREDVPAGVVERERDIYRAAARNEGKPEHVLDKIVSGRLEKFYQERCLLEQPFVKDPDRSVGQLVQEVAARLGENVTVRRFARFERGEGVSPAANGEA encoded by the coding sequence ATGCCCGAGGTCACGGCGACCCTGGTGAAAGAACTGCGGGAGCGCACCGGCGCCGGGATGATGGACTGCAAGCAGGCCCTCACGCAGGCAGGCGGCAACATGGAGGAGGCGACCCGGATCCTGCGGGAGAAGGGCCTCGCGCAGGCCGCCAAGCGGGCGGGACGCGTCGCGAGCGAGGGTCTGGTGGACGCGTACATCCACGGGGACGGGCGAATCGGTGTACTGATCGAGGTCAACTGCGAAACGGACTTCGTCGCCAAGACCGAGGCCTTCCGTACCCTCGCGCGCGACCTGGCCATGCAGGTGGCGGCGGCCCGCCCGGACTACGTCCGGCGCGAGGACGTCCCCGCCGGGGTGGTCGAGCGCGAGCGGGACATCTACCGGGCCGCCGCGCGCAACGAGGGGAAGCCGGAGCACGTTCTCGACAAGATTGTGAGCGGCCGGCTGGAGAAGTTCTACCAGGAACGCTGCCTCCTGGAGCAGCCCTTCGTGAAGGATCCCGACCGGAGCGTGGGCCAACTCGTGCAGGAAGTCGCGGCACGCCTTGGCGAAAATGTGACCGTGCGGCGTTTCGCTCGCTTCGAGCGGGGCGAGGGCGTCTCCCCTGCGGCGAACGGTGAGGCCTGA
- the pyrH gene encoding UMP kinase — protein sequence MEEPRYRRVVVKLSGEALAGEGTFGIEVATVNRLAEEVLSVVRMGVQVAAVVGGGNIWRGAAAGHAGLDRSTADYMGMLATVINALALQAALEARGAETRVQSAIEMRQIAEPYIRRRAVRHLEKGRVVILAAGTGNPFFSTDTAAALRAAELEADVILMAKRGVDGIYDADPRLEPSARKYEQIEYLDLLQQGLGVMDSTAASLCMENGIPIIVFDFAAPGALRRVCLGEKIGTLVGGGERHDRG from the coding sequence GTGGAAGAGCCCAGGTACCGCCGCGTGGTGGTGAAGCTGAGCGGCGAGGCCCTCGCGGGCGAGGGCACCTTCGGCATCGAGGTGGCCACGGTCAACCGTCTGGCCGAGGAGGTGCTGTCGGTGGTCCGCATGGGCGTGCAGGTGGCCGCGGTCGTGGGCGGCGGGAACATCTGGCGGGGCGCCGCGGCCGGACACGCGGGGTTGGACCGGAGCACCGCCGACTACATGGGCATGCTCGCCACCGTCATCAACGCGCTGGCCCTGCAGGCGGCCCTGGAGGCGCGGGGCGCCGAGACCCGGGTGCAGAGCGCCATCGAGATGCGCCAGATCGCTGAGCCCTACATCCGCCGCAGGGCCGTCCGCCACCTGGAGAAGGGGCGCGTGGTGATCCTGGCGGCGGGCACGGGCAACCCCTTCTTCTCGACGGACACCGCAGCCGCCCTGCGCGCGGCCGAGCTGGAGGCGGACGTGATCCTCATGGCCAAGCGAGGGGTCGACGGTATCTACGACGCGGACCCCCGCCTGGAACCCTCGGCCCGGAAGTACGAGCAGATCGAGTACCTGGACCTCTTGCAGCAGGGTCTCGGCGTGATGGATTCCACCGCTGCCTCGCTCTGCATGGAGAACGGCATCCCCATCATCGTCTTCGACTTCGCCGCACCGGGCGCGCTCCGGCGCGTCTGCCTGGGGGAGAAGATCGGTACGCTCGTCGGAGGAGGGGAGCGACATGACCGAGGCTGA
- the frr gene encoding ribosome recycling factor, translating into MTEAEILSTTEERMKGVIQSARRDFGAIRTGRASPTLLDRVQVEYYGTLTPLNQLATVSAPEPRQLLIQPWDKNVVKSVERAILQSDLGLTPSSDGNVLRITIPELTEDRRKELVRVVRKTAEEKRVAVRNLRREANERVRAAQKDGEMSEDEARRLEEKVQQLTDRYVAEVDALLEHKEHEILEV; encoded by the coding sequence ATGACCGAGGCTGAGATCCTGAGCACCACCGAGGAGCGGATGAAGGGAGTCATCCAGTCGGCCCGGCGGGACTTCGGTGCGATCCGGACCGGCCGGGCAAGCCCCACCCTTCTGGATCGGGTGCAGGTGGAGTACTACGGAACCCTCACGCCCCTGAACCAGCTTGCGACCGTCTCGGCCCCGGAACCCCGGCAGCTCCTGATCCAGCCGTGGGACAAGAACGTGGTCAAGAGCGTCGAGCGCGCGATCCTCCAGTCGGACCTGGGGCTCACCCCCAGCTCGGACGGGAACGTTCTGCGGATCACCATTCCCGAGCTGACCGAGGACCGGCGCAAGGAGCTGGTCCGGGTGGTCCGCAAGACGGCGGAGGAAAAGCGGGTGGCCGTGCGAAACCTCCGGCGGGAGGCGAACGAGCGCGTCCGGGCGGCCCAGAAGGATGGCGAGATGAGCGAGGACGAAGCGCGCCGGCTCGAGGAGAAGGTCCAGCAGCTCACCGACCGCTACGTGGCCGAGGTGGACGCCCTGCTGGAGCACAAGGAGCACGAGATCCTCGAGGTGTGA
- a CDS encoding isoprenyl transferase, translated as MSANGAPQRGLPRHVAIIMDGNGRWAQQRGLLREAGHERGTEALRRVVRACVERGIPYLTVYAFSTENWERPRREVAALMRLLDRVLVREVDELAARGVRVQVLGRRDGLSRALLHRIERACRRTEANGALVLSVAWNYGGRAEIVDAARALAREVAAGRLEPEAIDEALFAGRLYSAGIPDPDLVIRTGGEYRISNFLLWQVAYAELWVTPVLWPDFTEEHLDAALDAYRRRSRRFGRVLDVPPA; from the coding sequence GTGAGCGCCAACGGTGCTCCGCAGCGGGGCCTGCCCCGGCACGTGGCCATCATCATGGACGGCAACGGGCGCTGGGCCCAGCAGCGGGGGCTCTTGCGGGAGGCGGGGCACGAGAGGGGCACCGAGGCGCTTCGCCGGGTGGTGCGCGCCTGCGTGGAGCGCGGGATCCCCTATCTGACCGTCTATGCGTTCTCCACCGAGAACTGGGAGCGCCCGCGGCGGGAAGTGGCGGCGCTCATGCGCCTCCTGGACCGGGTGTTGGTACGCGAGGTCGACGAGCTGGCCGCCAGGGGGGTTCGGGTGCAAGTGCTGGGACGGCGGGACGGCTTGTCGCGCGCGCTGCTGCACCGCATCGAGCGGGCGTGCCGCCGCACCGAGGCGAACGGCGCCCTGGTGCTGAGCGTGGCGTGGAACTACGGAGGGCGGGCGGAGATCGTGGACGCGGCCCGCGCCCTGGCGCGGGAGGTGGCGGCCGGCCGCCTGGAACCTGAGGCGATCGACGAGGCCCTCTTCGCCGGGCGCCTCTACAGCGCGGGGATCCCCGACCCGGACCTGGTCATCCGCACCGGGGGCGAGTACCGGATCAGCAACTTCCTCCTCTGGCAGGTGGCCTACGCGGAGCTGTGGGTCACGCCGGTGCTCTGGCCCGATTTTACCGAGGAGCACTTGGACGCGGCCCTGGACGCGTACCGGCGCCGCTCGCGGCGGTTCGGCCGCGTCCTGGACGTGCCACCGGCATGA
- a CDS encoding phosphatidate cytidylyltransferase encodes MRRPAAAGVPREAGGATLRARVVTGVLGAPVMLAALWGGGAFWLGLVAVVGLLGVPEVAHLYGRERWKAPPDVLALAVLLPIAFAYHAGGKLAWPGGPLVAALALPVVYALLRELFRAEPRLLTAAAVASVTVLYWGGLLAHLVLLRALPLGLAYGLVLVAGTWGADIAAYAVGRRWGRRPLAPRLSPGKTVEGTAAGQGVGFAAAAATGWLLGLGTTGSLIAGAAVVVSAALGDLVESGLKREAGVKDSGALLPGHGGVLDRFDSLLIAGTLLYYVALAQQGLL; translated from the coding sequence ATGAGGCGACCGGCGGCGGCGGGGGTTCCCCGCGAGGCAGGCGGCGCCACGCTTCGCGCGAGGGTCGTCACCGGCGTGCTGGGAGCCCCCGTGATGCTCGCGGCCCTCTGGGGCGGGGGGGCGTTCTGGCTTGGGCTGGTGGCGGTGGTCGGGCTCCTGGGGGTGCCGGAGGTCGCGCACTTGTACGGGCGGGAGCGGTGGAAGGCCCCACCCGACGTGCTGGCGCTGGCCGTTCTGCTTCCCATCGCGTTCGCATACCATGCGGGCGGGAAGCTGGCCTGGCCGGGTGGACCCCTGGTCGCAGCCCTCGCCCTGCCGGTGGTCTACGCCCTCCTCCGGGAGCTCTTCCGGGCTGAGCCGCGCCTGCTCACGGCCGCGGCCGTGGCCTCGGTGACCGTTCTCTACTGGGGAGGTCTCCTGGCCCACCTGGTGCTCCTGCGCGCTCTGCCCCTGGGCCTCGCGTACGGGCTGGTGCTGGTCGCCGGAACCTGGGGCGCCGACATCGCCGCGTACGCGGTCGGGCGCCGGTGGGGCCGCAGGCCGCTGGCCCCTCGTCTCAGCCCCGGCAAGACGGTGGAGGGAACGGCCGCGGGCCAAGGCGTGGGGTTCGCAGCAGCGGCCGCGACCGGGTGGCTGCTGGGGCTCGGCACGACCGGCTCCCTCATCGCCGGGGCGGCGGTGGTGGTCTCCGCCGCGCTGGGAGACCTGGTGGAGTCCGGGCTGAAGCGCGAGGCCGGGGTGAAGGACTCAGGCGCCCTCCTGCCGGGCCACGGGGGCGTCCTCGACCGGTTCGACAGCCTTCTCATCGCTGGGACCCTCCTTTACTACGTGGCGTTGGCGCAACAAGGGCTGCTCTGA
- a CDS encoding AI-2E family transporter yields MTRSKGWVVAAAGAGVGLLLFYLLLPHLGPLVLGLLLAVLIDRPVTALERRGLGRGVAALAVLAGSALGMAALVGWVGSALFGEVRELAGALPQLRAALERGGSGPAAVAGAWTEALPPLLQGLAQRALESAYGAAGQWVEAAVRALARAPSLVWPLAVATMVAYFASRDRRLLAGAVVAYTPPDLRRRAARLRSRLLLQVAAFLHAQLLLVTLSAILSSLALLALGSPYALSLGLLAGLLDLVPFLGPTAVFGVLAAVRALQGAPVGALAAAAAGLGVFAARQAAEPRVVAGRTQLHPLTVVLAVYLGSRLLGLMGFLLGPVLALAVKALLVEGRR; encoded by the coding sequence GTGACGCGCTCGAAGGGCTGGGTTGTCGCTGCGGCAGGCGCGGGGGTTGGCTTGCTCCTCTTCTATCTCCTCCTCCCCCACCTGGGACCTTTGGTGCTGGGCCTGCTCCTGGCCGTGCTCATCGACCGCCCCGTGACCGCCCTCGAGCGCCGGGGGCTGGGGCGGGGCGTGGCCGCCCTCGCGGTGCTGGCGGGTTCCGCCCTGGGAATGGCAGCGCTGGTGGGGTGGGTGGGCTCGGCACTCTTCGGGGAGGTCCGCGAGCTGGCCGGTGCCCTGCCGCAGCTGCGCGCTGCCCTGGAGCGGGGAGGGAGCGGGCCTGCCGCGGTCGCGGGCGCGTGGACCGAGGCGCTTCCGCCCCTGCTGCAAGGGCTGGCCCAGCGGGCGCTGGAGTCGGCCTACGGAGCCGCCGGCCAGTGGGTGGAGGCGGCGGTGCGGGCGCTGGCGCGGGCCCCGTCGCTGGTCTGGCCCCTGGCTGTGGCCACGATGGTGGCCTACTTTGCGAGCCGCGACCGGCGGCTGCTCGCGGGCGCGGTGGTGGCCTACACCCCTCCCGATCTCCGGCGCCGGGCCGCTCGCCTGCGGAGCCGTCTCCTCCTGCAGGTGGCGGCCTTCCTGCACGCCCAGCTCCTGCTGGTCACCCTCTCGGCGATCCTCTCCTCCCTGGCCTTGCTCGCGCTGGGCTCTCCCTACGCCCTGAGCCTGGGCCTCCTGGCGGGTCTCCTGGACCTGGTCCCCTTCCTGGGCCCCACGGCGGTCTTCGGGGTGCTGGCGGCGGTGCGGGCCCTGCAGGGCGCGCCCGTGGGCGCGCTGGCGGCAGCAGCGGCGGGCCTCGGGGTCTTCGCGGCCCGGCAGGCGGCCGAGCCCCGCGTGGTGGCAGGGCGCACCCAGCTCCACCCGCTGACGGTGGTGCTCGCGGTCTATCTGGGCAGCCGGCTCCTGGGCCTCATGGGGTTCTTGCTGGGGCCGGTCCTGGCCCTGGCGGTGAAGGCGCTCCTGGTGGAGGGGCGGCGCTGA
- the dxr gene encoding 1-deoxy-D-xylulose-5-phosphate reductoisomerase: MSVKRVVLLGATGSIGRQVRAVVADHPGRLELVGMAAGRRVDDLVQAASEQAPGFGVRWLNVPSPEVRERLRRLLPASVAHGVEITVGEAGMVQMAQAAEVDIVVVAVVGFAGLAPTLAALRAGKTVALATKESLVAGGHLVREALQQGGGTLLPVDSEHSALWQLLEGERGRPERLYLTASGGPFRTAARAEMAQATVAQALQHPTWSMGPKITVDSATLMNKGFEVIEARWLFDVGWDRIEVVVHPESVVHALVAWSDGSLTAQLATPHMRLPVERALLFPETAHGSVPALDPARLGALHFEPADRERFPLLEAAYRAGRLGGTYPAVLNAADEVAVQAFLDGRLRLVEIETVVHQVLERHQGVQAPDLEQVRQADQWARQQAEGLCQALAERSGVR, translated from the coding sequence ATGTCCGTCAAACGGGTCGTTCTCCTGGGGGCCACGGGCTCCATCGGCCGGCAGGTGCGGGCTGTGGTGGCCGATCACCCGGGCCGGTTGGAGCTGGTGGGGATGGCTGCGGGCCGCCGGGTGGACGATCTGGTCCAGGCTGCGTCCGAGCAGGCCCCCGGGTTCGGCGTGCGCTGGCTGAACGTCCCTTCGCCCGAGGTCCGGGAGCGTCTCAGGCGCCTGCTTCCCGCCTCCGTCGCCCACGGGGTGGAGATCACCGTGGGGGAGGCCGGCATGGTGCAGATGGCCCAGGCCGCCGAGGTGGACATAGTGGTGGTGGCCGTGGTCGGCTTCGCCGGCCTGGCTCCCACTCTGGCGGCGCTCCGGGCGGGCAAGACCGTGGCGCTGGCCACGAAGGAGAGCCTGGTGGCGGGGGGCCACCTGGTCCGGGAAGCGCTGCAGCAGGGGGGCGGCACCCTTCTGCCGGTGGACAGCGAGCACAGCGCGCTCTGGCAGCTCCTGGAAGGCGAGCGCGGGCGTCCCGAGCGGCTCTATCTGACGGCGTCGGGCGGTCCCTTCCGGACCGCGGCCCGGGCGGAGATGGCCCAGGCGACCGTCGCCCAGGCGCTCCAGCACCCCACCTGGTCCATGGGGCCCAAGATCACCGTGGACTCGGCCACGCTGATGAACAAGGGCTTCGAGGTGATCGAGGCCCGCTGGCTCTTCGACGTAGGGTGGGACCGCATCGAGGTGGTGGTTCACCCCGAGAGTGTGGTGCACGCCCTGGTGGCCTGGTCGGACGGCTCCCTCACCGCGCAGCTCGCGACGCCCCACATGCGGCTTCCGGTGGAGCGGGCGCTCCTCTTTCCCGAGACGGCCCACGGTTCCGTGCCGGCACTGGACCCGGCCCGGCTGGGTGCGCTCCACTTCGAGCCGGCGGACCGTGAGCGCTTCCCGCTCCTGGAGGCCGCGTACCGGGCGGGGCGGCTGGGCGGCACCTACCCGGCCGTCCTGAACGCCGCCGACGAGGTGGCTGTCCAGGCCTTCCTGGACGGGCGCCTGCGGCTGGTGGAGATCGAGACGGTGGTGCACCAGGTGCTGGAGCGCCATCAGGGCGTGCAGGCGCCGGACCTGGAGCAGGTCCGCCAGGCGGACCAGTGGGCGCGCCAGCAGGCCGAGGGCCTCTGCCAGGCCCTGGCCGAAAGGAGCGGGGTTCGATGA
- the rseP gene encoding RIP metalloprotease RseP codes for MNSLVAFVLVFGTIVFFHELGHYGTAKLLGIGVHEFSVGFGPALVSRRWRGTRYSVRIVPLGGFCKLAGMEPVEDEQMGLQPQDPRHFGGRPLWQRTLVILAGPLMNFVQAVVFLALISTATIPVEVVGLEQGGPAARAGVQPGDVIVAIDGRAVAETGDVNRWVTQSQGRPIEVRLLRDGEPVELSIRPEAQRDGITRIGVQIVGGSAGVPWWRALPEGAARTWEMTRALVVGIWSMITHRAPVDVAGPVGIFQVVSQSAERGWLSLLTLAALLNVNLGLLNLLPIPALDGGWLLFLGLEGVRGKPLAPEQQGWVQVIGFAFLMALMLFATYQDILRLFHPFAE; via the coding sequence ATGAACTCCCTTGTGGCCTTCGTGCTCGTCTTTGGAACGATCGTCTTCTTTCACGAGCTGGGTCATTACGGCACGGCCAAGCTCCTGGGCATCGGCGTGCACGAGTTCTCGGTGGGGTTCGGCCCCGCGCTGGTGAGCCGGCGCTGGCGGGGCACCCGGTACTCGGTGCGGATCGTTCCCCTGGGCGGCTTCTGCAAGCTGGCGGGCATGGAGCCCGTCGAGGACGAGCAGATGGGGCTGCAGCCCCAGGACCCGCGCCACTTCGGGGGCCGGCCGCTCTGGCAGCGGACCCTGGTCATCCTAGCCGGTCCCCTGATGAACTTCGTTCAGGCCGTCGTCTTCCTGGCCCTGATCAGCACCGCCACCATCCCCGTGGAGGTGGTGGGGCTGGAGCAGGGGGGCCCTGCGGCCCGGGCCGGGGTCCAGCCCGGCGACGTGATCGTGGCCATCGACGGGCGGGCGGTCGCCGAAACCGGCGACGTCAACCGGTGGGTCACCCAGAGCCAGGGGCGTCCCATCGAGGTGCGCCTCCTCCGGGACGGGGAACCCGTGGAGCTCTCCATCCGGCCCGAGGCGCAGCGCGACGGGATCACCCGCATCGGAGTCCAGATCGTCGGCGGAAGCGCCGGTGTGCCCTGGTGGCGAGCCCTTCCCGAGGGTGCGGCGCGCACCTGGGAGATGACCCGCGCGCTGGTCGTCGGCATCTGGTCCATGATCACCCACCGGGCGCCCGTGGACGTCGCGGGTCCGGTGGGAATCTTCCAGGTCGTGAGCCAGTCGGCCGAGCGCGGGTGGCTCTCGCTCCTGACGCTGGCCGCACTCCTCAACGTCAACCTGGGCCTGCTCAACCTGTTGCCCATCCCTGCCCTGGACGGCGGCTGGCTCCTCTTCCTGGGCCTGGAGGGCGTGCGCGGCAAGCCCCTGGCCCCCGAGCAACAGGGCTGGGTACAGGTGATCGGCTTCGCCTTCCTCATGGCGCTGATGCTCTTCGCCACCTACCAGGACATCCTGCGGCTCTTCCACCCCTTCGCGGAGTGA